The following nucleotide sequence is from Candidatus Methylomirabilota bacterium.
CGCCGTTGAAACAGCTTGCCACCCTGCAAGCCCCGGGGCAGAGAGAGCAACGCCCATGCCACGCATCGCCTGTCCGCACCGTCCGCTCTAAGCTCCCGTCGCTTCAGGGCAGAGAGGGGCGGCGCGCAGGTGATGCCTACATCGTGGGCTGCTCATGAACTGCGCTGGGCGGCCGAGAATGATTACTTTGAGGTCAGCGAGGCTCGAAGAGAACCGTCACCACGCCTTGCTCGGTCGTGCGCTCGATGATGTGCGTGCGGCTCGCGAGGAGTCGCAGCATACGGTGATTCTCGCCGAGCACGTGGGCCCGGAAGCGCGTCAGGCCGCGCTCGGTTCCCGCGCGAACCACCTCGGCGAGAAGAATGGCGCCGAGTCCCTGTCCCTGATAGCCGTCTTCCAGCACGAAGGCGACCTCGCCCGTCCCCTCCTCGTCCGACGGCTCATAGCGCCCGACGCCCACGAGCTCGATGCCCGCCCCCGCGTCGCGCTCGGCGACCAGGGCAAAGCGGCGCCGGTAGTCGACATTGGCGAAGTAGTGGACCCAGTCCTGCGGAAGGCTTTGCCTCACCGTGAAGAAGCGCTGGTAGGCCGTGTGCCGCGAGAGGCGATCGTAGAGCGCGAGGAGCCGCGGCTCGTCATCGGGGCGGATCGGGCGGATCCGCACCGTCTCGCCGTTCTTGAGCACGACCTGCCGCTCGATCCCGGCCGGGTAATCCATCGGCACTCGCCACGCCTTGCCGTGCTGCCCGAGATCCTGGAACACACCGTTCTCGAGAGCAATTGAGATGCCACGCGTCATGCAGGCGCAAGCGCCGGACTTCATTGGAGCCCGCCGTGGGTTCACGACCGGCGTGATGCGAGATAACTCGTCAGAGGCTAAGAAAAGTGGCGGCGGCTACTTGATCGCTCCCGCCGTGAGGCCGGAGACGTAATAGTCGAGGAAGAAGACGTAGAGGATGACAATGGGAACCGAACCCAGCACCGCGCCCGCCATGAGGGACCCCCAGAAGTAGATATCGCCCCGGATCAGCTCCTGGGTGACCCCCACGCTGGCCGTGAACTGGTCCGATGAGGACGTGAAGGTCAGGGCGTAGATGAACTCGTTCCACGACAGCGTGAAGGCGAAGAGCGCCGCGCACACGAGCCCGGGGACGGCCATCGGGAGGACGATGCGCCAGAGCGCCTGGATCCGCGTGGCCCCGTCCACCATCGCGCACTCCTCCACCTCCTTCGGCACCGTCCGGAAGTAGCCTATGAGGAGCCACGTGCAAAAGGGCACCAGGAAGGTCGGGTAAGTGACGACCAGCGACCACTTGGAGTCAGCCAGCCCGAGCCAGTGAACGACCTGGGCCAGCGGCAGGAAGAGCAGCGAGGTCGGCACCAGGTAGGTCACGAAGATGCCGGTCCCGAACGTTCCCACGCCGAAGAACTTCAGCCGTGCCAGCGCGTAGGCGGCGATGGTGCCGATCACCACCGAGATCGTCGTGGCCATGCCCGTGACCATCAGGCTGTTCTTCGTCCAGGTCATGAAGGCGGTTTCCCAGATCAGCTTCTGGTAGTGCTCCAGGGTCGGCCCCTGGCGGATCACCAGCGGCACCGCCGCGCGGTCGTAGAGCTCCCGGTCGGTCTTCAGCGACGTCAGCGTCATGTGATAGAAGGGGAACAGCGCGAAGAGCAGGAACGGCGCCAGCCCTACGTGCATCAGCACCTTCGCGAGCAGCGGCCGCCTCCGAACGGCCATCAGTACACCTGCCGCCGCACGAACCGCAGCTGGATCCAGACCACGATGGCCAGGACGGGGAATAGGTAGAGCGAGATGGCGGCACCCTGGCCGATCTGGCCGGATTCCAGCCCCACCTGGCGGGTGAGGGTGGCGAACAGGTGCGTCGAGTTGATGGGGCCGCCGTTGGTCAGCACATACACGATGTTGAAGTCGCTGAACGTGAAGATCGTGGAGAACAGCACCACGATGGCCAGGACCGGCTTGAGCAAGGGCAGGGTGACGTTCCAGAAGCGCGCGGAGGCGCTGGCGCCGTCCGCCTCGGCCGCCTCGTAGAGCTCCTTCGGGATCGAGACGAGCCCGGCCAGGATGCAGATCGCGAAGAACGGCAGGCCGCGCCAAACGTTGACCGCGATTACCGCCGTCATCGCGTAATACTTCTGCCCCAGCCAGTTCGGCCCCGGCGGGTCCATCAACCCCAGCGCGATGCCGGACCAGTTCACCACGCTGTAGAGCGAGTTGAACATCCACCACCAGCCGAGCGTGGACAGCGCCGTCGGGATCACCCACGGCAGCAGCACCGCGCCGCGGATGAGCCGCTTGAACCAGAGCTGCTCGTTCAAGAGGAGCGCCAGCGTGATCCCGAGCACCAGCTTCGACCCGACCGCGCTGCCCGTGAAGACGAAGGCGTTCTGGAAGGTCTGCCGGAAGGAGTCGCTGTCCCACAGCGCCACGAAGTTGCGGGTCCCGATGAAGTGGCTGGGTCGGCCGATGAAGGCGTTCGACATGGCGAAGTAGAGTGCCATGACGAACGGGTAGGCCACCAGCACCAGAAGGAGGAGCAGAGCAGGCGTGACGAAGGCCGGGCCCAGGAAACGCTCCCGGTCGAGCAGCTCCCGGACCCGCAGCCCGGCCCGAGACGGGGTGGCACCGACGCGGACGCTGCCGACGGCCACTCCGGCTACCCGCTCACGATCCGCTTCATCTCCTTCTCGGCCCAGGCGATGGCCTCCTTGGTCGGCGTGCCGGTCACCGCCTTGGCGATCATGTTGGGCAGGATGAACTCGTTGGTGATGCGCTGGACCTTGTCGGTGCCGGGCGCGGGCCAGCCGTAGAGGTGGTACTGGACGCCGGGCGCGCTGAGCGCCGCGTACTTGGGGTCCGTCCGGAGGACGGGGTGATCCTGGAGCTTCTCGTAGCTGGGAAGGTTGAACGCGTCGGCTGACATGATCCACTCGTTGTAGACTTCGGGCTTGCCGAGCAGGTACCGGATCCACTCCTTGGCCGGCTCGACGTTCTTGGAGAATTTCCAGATGCCCATGGCGCGCGGCACGTCGGTCTCGTGGCGGCCGTGGGCCCCTCCCAGGCTTCGGTGGTGATTGATCAAGTCCGCCGTGGGCAGCTTCCGTTGCTTGGCGACGATGTAGGTGCTGACCGGGTTGTGGATCCAGCCCGCCTTGCCCTGCTGCATCGACTCGTTGTTGCTGGCGTCGGTCCAGGAGAGCACCTCGGGCTCCATGCAGTCGCGGAACATCTTCTTGTACCATTCGATCATCTGCTCGGTGGCCGGGGAATTGATGCGGACCGTCTGGCCGTCCTTGTCGACCTCCATGCCGCCGAAAGACCAGAGCACGGGTCCCGCGGTGGAGATCGAGTCGTAGTTCTGGGCGATGGGGATCCCGACCGGGTTCCCCATCTTTTTCAGCTCCTTGCCGGCCGTGTAGAGATCTTCCCAGGTGTCGGGGATCTTGAGCCCGGCCTTCTTGAAGAGGTCCTCGCGATAGGTGGGGACGAAGAGCCCGTGGTACATGGGGACCGCGCGCCAGACACCCTTGATGTGGGCCGCCTCGTAGCCCGAGGAGAGCGCCTTGCCGTGCGCCTTCTCCAGCTCGGCCACCACGTCGCCCACCTCCACCAGCTGGGGCTCGTAAAGCCACGGGAAGTGCATGCGCAGCTCGACCAGGTCGTGGCCGGCCTGGGTCTGGACCTCGGCCGCCAGCTTCGCCTGCTGCGGGCCCATGTGAGAGACGTAGTCGATCCGCATCTTGATGCCCGTGTCCTTCGTGAAGCGCTGGGCGATCTCGTTCTGCTTCTTGTCCATCGCCGGCGCGAAATTGTTCCAGCAGAGGTAGGAGATCTCGCGTTGCTGGCCCCGGGCGGGCGGGGTGCCCGTGGCCAGGATGCCCGCCAGGCCGGCGGTGCCGGCTGCGGCGCGCCCGATGAACTGCCGCCGTGTCACCCGATCCATAGCCACCTCCTCTTGCTCACAGGCCGATGCCAAGGCCGCCGGGTTGTCCCGAGCCACCAGCGTGCAAGAAACAAAGGCGCGCCCGATCGGCCCTGAGAGGGCCATGGGGCGCGCCGCCGCCACGATCCGGGTCACCATGTCGCTCGCCGACGACGTACCGAGGTGGGGCCATCATCGGCCGGAGCGGAAGGGCTGTCAAGAGCCCGACACCCCGGCCCCGGGGCGGAATACCCGCGAAGCCCTCCCCGTCTGATCGGGTGACGGTCGGGCAACGCTCTTGCTCCTGGAGGAGGGAGAGGCCATGAAGCGGGTCCTGGCAGTGATCGTGGTGCTGAGTCTCGTGGCGGCCATTCTCGCCACGCCCACCCCGGCCTTCGCGCGGGGTGGGGGTCGCTTCCTGGGCGGCCTCGCGCTCGGCGCGATCACGGGTGTGATCGTCGGCAGCGCGTTCGCGCCGCCCGTCTACTACGCGCCGCCTCCGGTCGTGTACCAGCCCGCGCCGGTCTACGTGGCTCCGCCCGTTTACGCCGCGCCGCCGGCCCCGATGTACGCCGCACCGCCCGCGCCCGTGTACGTCGCGCCGCCGGCCCCGGTATGCGGCGACTACTGGGTGGACGGGTACTGGACTCAGTACGGCTGGGTCCAGCCTCAGTGGCAGCGAGTCTGCCGCTAGGAGCCTGTCGGAGTAACCACGCGCCAACGCCTCGCCCAGCTGCCGCGGGTCAGTGTTCCACTCCGAGCGCGGGCTTGCCCGCGCAACCCTCCCGGGGGAGCGTCTGGGAGGGGGCCCCGACGGGCGAAGCCCGCCCGATCAATGGCCCTCTCCCATGATCTAGCTGATCTTCCAGGTCTCCCCCGACACCAGCAGCTTCCCGATGTCGCCGGTGCCGCGCTCCGAGAGGGCCCGCTGCTCCTGGTCCAGCAGGATCTCCTCGTAGACCGGCGCCTCGACATCCACGAACACTCCGATGGGGATCGGAAACTCGGGGCTCGGCACGTTGGCCAGGACCAGCGCGGCACCGACGTCGCGGACGTCGTGGGTCCAGAGCGTGCTCTCCGGCACGTCCTTGGTGCGGACGACCCTGGGCCGGACCCCTTCGAGGACGAGCCCGCGGCGGTCGTCGACGGGCCCGAAGATCAGGGGCTTCCCGTGCTCCAGCCGGAGCTCGTGCTGGACCTTCGATTCCCGGTCGTAGAGGATGTTCCAGGCCAGGTCGTTGTAGATGTTGCAGTTCTGCAGGATCTCCACGAAGGCCGCGCCCTTGTGGGCGGCCGCCTTCTTCACGGTGTCCTCCATGTGCGGGATGTTCCGGTCCACGGAGCGCGCCACGAAGGTCGCCCCCACGCCGAGGGCGAAGGCGCACGGGTTGATGGGCCGGTCGGCCGAGCCCATGGGGGTCGACTTGGTCACCTTGCCGAGCTCGCTGGTCGGCGAGTACTGGCCCTTGGTCAAGCCGTACACCTTGTTGTTGAACAGGAGGATCGTCACGTTGATGTTCCGCCGGAGGACGTGCAGCATGTGATTCCCGCCGATCGACAGGCCGTCCCCGTCGCCCGTCACCACGAACACCTTCAGGTCGGGCCGGGCCAGCCGGAGCCCGGTGGCGATCGCCGGCGCCCGGCCGTGGATGGTGTGGAACCCGTAGGTGTTCATGTAGTACGGGAAGCGACTCGAGCAGCCGATCCCGGAGATGAACACGATGTCTTCACGCGGGATGCCGAGATCCGGCATCATCTTCTGCATGGCGCTCAGGATAGCGTAGTCCCCGCAGCCGGGGCACCAGCGGACGTCCTGGTCGGACTCGAAGTCCTTCTTGGTGTACTTGGGCGCCGACGGAGCGGCGGTCCCGGTGCTCTCACTCATCGGTGTTCGTCCTCAGTCTTCCTTCAGGATCTGGTTGATCGCCTCGTGGATCTCCTCGGTCGCCAGGGGGACGCCCCGCACGCGGTTGAAGCCCACCGCATCCACGAGATACTCGGCCCGGAGCACGCGGACGAGCTGGCCGCTGTTGATCTCCGGCACCAGCACCCGCCGGTACTGGCGGAGGATCTGTCCCAGGTCCGGCGGCAGCGGGTTGAGGTGCCGGAGGTGGATGCTGGCCACCGACCGGCCCTGCATCTGGGTGGCCTCCACGGCGGCCGTGATCGCCCCGTAGGTGCCGCCCCACCCGACGACCAGCAGATCCCCGGCGACGGGTCCGTTGATGGACGTGGGCGGGATCTCCTGAGCGACTCGCCGCACCTTCTCGGCGCGGAGCTTGACCATGAGCTCGTGGTTGTCGGGATCGTAGGA
It contains:
- a CDS encoding GNAT family N-acetyltransferase, yielding MKSGACACMTRGISIALENGVFQDLGQHGKAWRVPMDYPAGIERQVVLKNGETVRIRPIRPDDEPRLLALYDRLSRHTAYQRFFTVRQSLPQDWVHYFANVDYRRRFALVAERDAGAGIELVGVGRYEPSDEEGTGEVAFVLEDGYQGQGLGAILLAEVVRAGTERGLTRFRAHVLGENHRMLRLLASRTHIIERTTEQGVVTVLFEPR
- a CDS encoding carbohydrate ABC transporter permease — its product is MAVRRRPLLAKVLMHVGLAPFLLFALFPFYHMTLTSLKTDRELYDRAAVPLVIRQGPTLEHYQKLIWETAFMTWTKNSLMVTGMATTISVVIGTIAAYALARLKFFGVGTFGTGIFVTYLVPTSLLFLPLAQVVHWLGLADSKWSLVVTYPTFLVPFCTWLLIGYFRTVPKEVEECAMVDGATRIQALWRIVLPMAVPGLVCAALFAFTLSWNEFIYALTFTSSSDQFTASVGVTQELIRGDIYFWGSLMAGAVLGSVPIVILYVFFLDYYVSGLTAGAIK
- a CDS encoding sugar ABC transporter permease, coding for MAVGSVRVGATPSRAGLRVRELLDRERFLGPAFVTPALLLLLVLVAYPFVMALYFAMSNAFIGRPSHFIGTRNFVALWDSDSFRQTFQNAFVFTGSAVGSKLVLGITLALLLNEQLWFKRLIRGAVLLPWVIPTALSTLGWWWMFNSLYSVVNWSGIALGLMDPPGPNWLGQKYYAMTAVIAVNVWRGLPFFAICILAGLVSIPKELYEAAEADGASASARFWNVTLPLLKPVLAIVVLFSTIFTFSDFNIVYVLTNGGPINSTHLFATLTRQVGLESGQIGQGAAISLYLFPVLAIVVWIQLRFVRRQVY
- a CDS encoding extracellular solute-binding protein, which produces MDRVTRRQFIGRAAAGTAGLAGILATGTPPARGQQREISYLCWNNFAPAMDKKQNEIAQRFTKDTGIKMRIDYVSHMGPQQAKLAAEVQTQAGHDLVELRMHFPWLYEPQLVEVGDVVAELEKAHGKALSSGYEAAHIKGVWRAVPMYHGLFVPTYREDLFKKAGLKIPDTWEDLYTAGKELKKMGNPVGIPIAQNYDSISTAGPVLWSFGGMEVDKDGQTVRINSPATEQMIEWYKKMFRDCMEPEVLSWTDASNNESMQQGKAGWIHNPVSTYIVAKQRKLPTADLINHHRSLGGAHGRHETDVPRAMGIWKFSKNVEPAKEWIRYLLGKPEVYNEWIMSADAFNLPSYEKLQDHPVLRTDPKYAALSAPGVQYHLYGWPAPGTDKVQRITNEFILPNMIAKAVTGTPTKEAIAWAEKEMKRIVSG
- a CDS encoding 2-oxoacid:ferredoxin oxidoreductase subunit beta, translating into MSESTGTAAPSAPKYTKKDFESDQDVRWCPGCGDYAILSAMQKMMPDLGIPREDIVFISGIGCSSRFPYYMNTYGFHTIHGRAPAIATGLRLARPDLKVFVVTGDGDGLSIGGNHMLHVLRRNINVTILLFNNKVYGLTKGQYSPTSELGKVTKSTPMGSADRPINPCAFALGVGATFVARSVDRNIPHMEDTVKKAAAHKGAAFVEILQNCNIYNDLAWNILYDRESKVQHELRLEHGKPLIFGPVDDRRGLVLEGVRPRVVRTKDVPESTLWTHDVRDVGAALVLANVPSPEFPIPIGVFVDVEAPVYEEILLDQEQRALSERGTGDIGKLLVSGETWKIS